The Dehalococcoidia bacterium genomic interval TTCGCCGCAGACGAGATAGCCGGGCTGCTGCGCAACGGGCACGACGAGCGTGACTTCGCGGTGATGTATCGCACGAACGCCCAGTCGCGAGCGCTCGAAGAGGCGCTGATCCGGGCCGGCATCCGCTACCAACTCGTCGGCGGCACGCGATTCTACGAGCGCCGCGAAGTCAAGGACGTGCTGGCCTACATGCGGCTCGTCCACAATCCATATGACGTCGTGAGCTTCGCGCGCGTCGTGAACGTGCCGGGCCGCGGCATCGGCGACAAGACGATGGAACAGCTCGAGCTGTGGGCGGGGCGCCTCGGCATGCCGCTGTACACCGCGCTGCAAATCCTCTCGGCGCAACAGGGCGGCAACCACGAGCACGAGGCCGCGAAGCTGGAACCGCACCCCGTAGGCACGCGGCAGGCCAACGCGCTGGTCAGTTTTCTGGAGATGCTCGACGAGTTGATCGACGTCGCAGCGAAGAACAACGTTTCGACGTTGATCGATGGCGTGCTCGAACGCACGCAGTACCGCAAGTGGCTGTTTGCATCCGCAGAGGACGACCTCGAGGCGGAGGAGCGCTGGGCGAACGTCGAGGAACTGCGCAACGTCGCAAGCGACTACGACGGCCTGGCGGCGGGCCACGGACTGGTGTCGTTCCTCGAAGACGTGGCGTTGATCTCAGACGCCGACACGATCGACGACACCGAGGACGACGGCGGGCGGGTGACGCTGATTACGCTGCACTCGGCCAAGGGGCTGGAATACCCGGTCGTGTTCATGATCGCCATGGAGGAAGGCGTGCTGCCGCACGTGCGGTCGTTCGACGATCCCTCGCAGATGGAGGAGGAACGGCGACTCGCGTACGTCGGCATGACGCGCGCAAAGTCGCGACTGTACCTGCTGCGTTCGTTCCGCCGCTACGGGATCGGCATGTCGACGCACAACCCGCCTTCGCGGTTCCTGCGCGACATCCCCTCCGAGTTGATCACGGCGAAGTCGGCGGTGTCGGAGGCGTCGGGGACGCAGGCCGAGCGCGGCCAGTTGCGCTACCGCGCAGCCGAGCGCGTTCGCGAACGCGACACCGCGGATGCCGACGCAGCGTTCTTCTCGGGCGGCGAGCGCGTGCGTCATCCGCGCTTCGGCGAGGGGATCGTCGTCGCAGCGGTGACGAAGGGCGACGACCAGGAGCTGACGATCGCGTTTAAGGGCGAGGCCGGAATGAAGAAGCTGATGCTGTCGTTCGCGCCGTTGGAGCGGATGTGATCGTCATCACGGCGCTAAAGCCGTACGCTTGAGCAAACTCTTCTTGAAGTCTGCAACGTCGCCGGTTGACCGGCAGCGCACGACCTTCTCTGCGTAGTCCGCTAGCAACTGCACTGTCTCCGCTCGCTGCCTTCGCGCCGTGCGCCGATTGTAATCAAGGAAGCTCGCGAGCCGGCGCCAACCGCGGTGGACGTTCGTCCGCGCGAGTTCCGCACGCACGTGTCGCTTGACGATGCGGGCGAGGCATGCACGGAGCGGTACGTCCAGCCACGCGATCGCATCGGCCTCGTCCAGCAGCGGTCTGAGCCATGCGTCGTGGTAAGCGCCCTCCGTGACCCACCCCGGCAGCGATCGTATCTCGTCGACGCGGGCGACGATCTCGTCGTGCGGGCGTTCGCCTTTCTCAACGTCGTACACGACGAAATCGAGGTCATGCGCCACAACGGCGAACGTATCACCGATCCAGCGCGCAAGCGTCGTCTTGCCGCTGCCCGCAATGCCGATGACGTGCACTTTGACGCTGCCGTCGCGAGTCACCCTCTCTCACTCCAATTCCATCTGCCATTCGAGCGGGTTGATGCCGCGCAGGACGGCCCCGCCATGCCTGCCAGCGCGCGTGCAAGCTTCGAGGAGCGGGAAGCCGCGCGCGAGATACCACGTGAGCGCCGCGGCAAACGTGTCACCCGCTCCGTATGCCGCAACGGTCCTGTCCGGTACAACTGGCGCCGGAAAGCGCACGACGCCGTCGCGTGTCTCGATGTAGCCTCCCCGCTCGCCCTCCGTCATCACGAGCGCCGCCGGCGAAGGCGTGTAGTCCGAAAGCACGCTGAACTCGCGCTTGTCCTTCGTGCTGCCGACGACGACGTCGGCGCGCACGCCCGAAGCATCGAGCGCCTGCTTGCGACGCGATGTGACGACGAGCACGCGCGCCTTGCGTGCTTCAATGAGCGTTTCAGGATCTTGGCCGGTGAAGTAGACGGCGTCGCACGTCTCGAGCACCTCCCACGGAAGATCGTCGCGCAGGCGCGGGTGCAGCGGTTCGCCAATGACGAAGATCGTGCGCTCGCCATCAGGCGTGATGACGGCGAGGTCGCGCGTGTGCGGCAGATCGCGGCGCGCGATGTGGATTTCGGCGGGGATCCTCGATAGCGCGCGCTCGACGGCGTGGCCCGCCTCGTCGCTGCCTGTTGCCGTGAAGAGATGCACCTCGCCGGGGCTGCGCGCGAGCTGATGGAACGCGATACCGGCACCGCCGCCGGCGATCGTGCACGATTCGGCGAGATGCGCAATCTCGCCGGGCGCTGGGAGCGCCGGCGCACGCCCAATCGTCACGTGCTCAACGTGGCCGATGACGGCAACGCGCAACTTCTCCGGCGCGACGTCTGTCATGCGGCGAGGATAACAGGATGGGAGAACCTCGAACCTCGAACCCGGAACCATTTGGACTCAGGTTCGAGGTTCTTGGTTCCAGGTTCTTACAAGCTGTACATTCGACGCCATGAAGGCAGAGATCCTCTCGATCGGCACCGAGATCCTGCTCGGCGAGATCACAGACACCAACGCCCAGTACATCGCGTCTCGGTTGCCCGGGCTGGGCATCGACCTGTATTTCAAGGCGGTCGTCGGCGACAACATGGAGCGGCTCACCGAGACCATCGGCCGGGCGCGTGAACGGTCCGACGTCGTGATCTGCACGGGCGGACTCGGGCCGACAGAGGACGACCTCACGCGCGAGGCGATTTCCGCGGTCCTCGGCGAAGAGCCGCACGTCGATCCGGACCTCGAGGCGACCTTGCGGTCGTTCTTCGAACGTCGCGGCTACGCCATGCCCGAAAGCAACGTCAAGCAGTGCTGGCTGATCCCGTCGGCGCGCGCAATACAGAATCCGCGCGGCACGGCGCCGGGATGGTGGGTCGAGCGCGATGGCAAAATTATCGTCGCTATGCCGGGGCCGCCGACCGAAATGACCCGCATGTGGGAGAACGAAGTTGCGCCCGCGTTAAAGGCCCGCAACCCCGGCGGCATCCTCGTCACGCGCACGCTTAAGACGGCCGGCGTCGGCGAAGGCACCGTGGACGAAATGATGAGCCCGCTGCTCAAGTCGCAAAACCCGAGCATCGGCATCTACGCGAGGGCGGACGGCGTGCACGTGCGCCTCGCCGCGAAAGCCGCCGACGAGGAGTCGGCTTGGCGATTGATCGTCCCCGTTGAAGAGGAGGTGCGGCAGATCCTGGGCGCGGCGATCTGGGGCGCTGATGATGACACCTTCGAGAGTGTGATCGGCGACATGGCGAAGGAACGCGGCGTCTCCATCGCGACCATGGAGTCGTGTACGGGCGGCATGCTGGCGAGCACGCTTACGGACGTACCCGGATCGTCAGCATTCTTTCGCAGCGGCCTGGTCTCCTACCAGACGGAAGTGAAGATCGAGTACGGCGTCCCCGCCGAGATCGTCGAAGAGCACGGCGTGATCAGTCCCGAGTGCGCCCGCGCGATGGCCAAAGCGACACGCGAGCGCTTCGAGGCCAGCGTGGGGGTCGGGATCACCGGTGTGGCCGGTCCGGAGGAGCAGGAAGGCAAGCCCGTGGGCACGATCCATATCGCGATCGACGCGATCTGGGCGGCGCCTCAGTCGATGAGTTACGTGTTCCCGCAGGGGCGCACCGCCGTGAAGCGTCGCGCGGTGACGACGGCGCTCGTGCTGCTGCGACAGTCGCTGCTGGAGTACAAGTCGGAGGACCTGCGTGAGTTTTGAGTTGTGAGTGCGTCTGACAAGGCCGATGTCGTTGTGTCTCGTCCCGGAGAGGCGATGTCCGCCACCGGTGCGGCCTTTGCACTACGCGAATGGACAGGGGGACCCGGCGGCGGTCCGCCGTTGCACGTGCACCACCACGACACTGAAGCGTGGTACGTGCTGGAAGGTACGCTTCGCTTCAGGCTCGCGGATCGCACGTTCGACGTCGCGGCCGGCGGCTGCGTGTTCGTCCCGGGCGGCGTAGCGCACACATTCAACAATCCCGGGCCAGGCGACGTGCGCTACCTTATCGTCCTAACACGCCGCATCCTGGACTTAATTGGCGCGTTGCACGAAGACATCACCCCGGATCGCGTCGCCGCGGTATACCGGGACTACGACTCGGAGTTACTCGAGTAGGATGATGGACGACAGAGCCGAACTGTTCCGCCACGTCGGACAGGGAAACCGAGACGCGCCGGCGGAGATGCTCCGCTACAGGCCAGATCCGGCACGCGCGCGCGACGCATCTTCGCTCTCAGTCCTCTCGTTCGCGAAATACATGCGTCGGCATGCGATACTCGACCTACTGCTAATCCAAACCGGCCCTCCGCTCGACATCTTCGAAGCAGCGTCCATCGACCGCGGACGACGCGCGCGACCTGCTCGCGGCGGATCGGGCGCTCGTCTATGCCTACTCTTCGGACGGGTTCACGGCGCTGCACTTCGCGGCGTATTTCGGGGCGACGGCGGCGATCGAAGCGTTGCTCGCGGGCGGTGCGAACATCGAAGCCCGCACGAAGAACTTTCTCGACAACATGCCGCTGCACGCCGCCGCGGCCGGCGGCCGCACGAAGCCGCGCGGCTGTTGCTGTGGCACGGCGCAGACCCGAACGCGCGCCAGCATGGCAAGTATACGTCCCTCATGACGGCGGCGTTCGCCAACAACCGCGAGCTCGCCGAAATGCTGATCGCCCGCAACGCCGACGCCGACATGCGCAACGAGGAAGGCAGGACCGCGGCCGATGTCGCCGCCGGAGTTGGCAACATGGAGCTTGCGGCGCGGCTGCGGCTCGCCGAGCGCGTGGTCGACCGGCGGAATGCCTGAACCGTCCGTCCACACCTGCTGCGCATCGAATCAAGACGCTCTGGATGCGTTACGCATGGACGCATTGTGCGCGACCCGAGCGGAGCAACCGTCGGCGCTCCACCAGCGCTAATCGTCGAGCCGCAGCAGGAGCGGCGTCTGGACGTCCGAGGGCCACACTTTAAGCGCCATGTCCGCCGGGAAGATGCTGAGGGACGCAGCTTCGTCGCGCGTAAACCAGCCGTGGCCGTGGAACGTCGTAATGCCGTCGCGCTCGGGGAGCGCGCACTCCTGCGGCCACCCGTCGGGTCGCGTTAGAAACGTGAAGCCCACCGCGAAGAGTTGATCCGACCGATACATCTCGAACACGGCCACCAGGCGCTCGATGCGCACGCGCAGTCCCGACTCCTCGAAGATCTCGCGGACGGCGCATTCCTCGATCGACTCGCCGTACTCGAGGCCGCCGCCGATGGAGCCCCAGTGGCGGACGTCGCCGCGCTGCTGGTCGATCAGCAGCAGCCGGCCCTCCGGGTCGACGACGTAGCCGCCGGCGCCCAGCTCGACCTTCGGCAGGTTGCGCACGCTGGCGGAAGGGATCGATTCGCTCATGGTGTCCCGATTCTACGCGTGTTCTCGCTGGAACGCGACGGTGCGCCTCGCTACGCTGATCGCATGACATCGAGCCTCGAAACACTCCAATCGACGAAGGAGACCCCCATGACCATGCCGGAGACGGACAATAAGGTCGCGCTCATCGTCGCCGCGCACCCGGATGATGCCGACTTCGGCGCGGCCGGCACTGCGTATCTGTGGTCGAAGGAAGGCTGGACGTTCTACTACCTCGTCTGCACGGACGGCAGCAAAGGTACCGATGACCCGAATATGGACCCCGCCGCACTCATCAAGATTCGGCGTGAGGAGCAGCGCGAGGCCGCCCGGCGCGCAGGCGTGACCGACGTCTTCTTCCTCGACAACGTCGACGGGGAGCTGACGTACACCCGCGGCCTGCTCGGCGACATCGTGCGGTACATCCGGATGCTGAAGCCGTACGCCGTGTTCACGCACGAGCCGGAGGCGTTCATCGTGCGAAACAGCTTCGTGAATCACGCGGACCATCGATGCACCGGTCAGGCGACGATCGACGCTATCTATCCGTCAGCGCGAGACCGGCTGAACTTCCCCGAGCAGATCGCCGAAGGACTCGAGCCGCACAAGGTGAAAGAGATCTACATTTGGGGTTCCGAGCAGGCTAACTTCGATTCCGACATCAGCGATGCCGTCGAACAAAAGATCTTCGCGCTGAACGCACACGTCAGCCAGGGATTGAGCAGCGAAGATCCGAACAGCGACTTCCTGAAGTTCGTGCGTGAACGCTGGCGTGGCGAGGACGGCCGCTACACGGAGCGGTTCCGCCGCGTGGTGCTTTTCCGCTGATCTCCTGATCTCCCCTTCACCTGATCATCGCCGCGTGCTACTATCGCGCGCGGCGGGGCGCTGGAACAGGGGCTGCGGGTGAAGTGGATCGGGACGATCCTCGCCTTCGTGTTTGCGCTCTCGTGGGCGTTCTCTCCTCACATGGCATCCGCACAGGAAGAGCGGGATCCGCTCATCTCCCCGCAGGTGGGTGAGCGCGGCTCGCGCTTTCAGATCGTCGGGCAGTTCGGCTGGACGCCGGGGGAGCAGGTGGCGCTCAGCATCGGCTTCGTGCAGGCGCAGCCGTTCGCGTTCGACGGCCCCTTCGCCTTCGAACAGGAAGTCACCGTGCTGCGAGACGGCACGTGGAGCTTCCCCGTCGTGCTTAACGATGCGCTCGGGCTGCCGCTGGCGGGCGACCCCGGCTACGTGGTCGTGCGGGCACAGAGCCCTTCGAAGACCGCCACCAACGCCTTCGTCTACACGGTCGATGGACGGACGCCCGTAGGCGCCGAGCAGATCGCGGATCTCGGCTTCGGGCCGGGCTTCGCGAACGTCGCGCTGCCGCTGGGCATCGCTCTGTTCGCGCTGGGCATCGGATCCCTGCTTATCGTGAGCGGCGAGTTGCGGCGACGGGATGCGACGCTTCTCGGCGCTGGGCGATACACGGGGCCGAGCTAAAGCGCGGCAGACAACCACCACACCTGCGTCTGCGTCGCGGGCTGAATGCCCGCGCCAACGAGCGGCACACGCACTCAGGCCGGCAGGCCGAGGCTCCGCAGGAACGCGTCCGTGTTGGGCTCCCGCCCGAGGAAGTCGCGCACGAGCACATCGCCGTCCACCGTGCCGCCGCGTTCGAGGATCGTACGCCGGTACTCACGGCCCGTCTCACCATCGAAGACGCCGGCATGCTCGAAGCGCGTGAACATGTCGTCGCCGAAGACGCGCGACCAGAGATACCCGTAGTAGCCCGCGTCGTAGCCGAACAGGTGGCCGAAGCCCGACTGGAAGTGCGTGCCCTCCGGATACGGGAAAGCCGTCGTCGGGTACAGCTCGCGCACGGCTTTGGTGGTGTCGCCGTCGAAGCCGGGGGAGTGGAACTTGAAGTCGAGCCGCGCGAAGAACATCTGACGCAGTTCGCGGAGGCCCGAGCTGACGTTCTTGGCGCGGATCATGGCGTCGAGGAGGTCCGCAGGCAGCGGATCGCCAGACTGGTGGTGCGCGGCGAAGCGATTCAGCACGTCGCGGTCCCAGACCCAGTGCTCGAGCATTTGCGACGGCGCCTCGACGAAGTCGCGCTCGGTCGATGATCCGCTGAACTCCAGGAAGTCCGCCCGCGTGAGCGTCTGGTGCAGGATGTGGCCGAACTCGTGCCAGAACGTCACGACTTCCGTGTGCCGCAGCAGCGAAGGGCTTTCCGCCGATGGCTTGGTGAAGTTCGCGACGATGGCGCTGATCGGCTTCTGGTAGGAGCCATCGTCGAGGCGGCGGCCGCTGCGCAGCGTGAAGGCGGCGGCATGATTGAACTTGTTCGGGCGCGGGTACAGGTCCATGTAGAAGCGCGCGATCGGTTCGCCGCCGGCCTGCGCGTCGAAGATGTCGTATGCCTGCACGTCTTCGTGCCAGATCGGCGCCTCTGGCGCAGCCTCGTACCGGATGCCGAGCAGTTCCTGCGTGACGAGAAAGAGGCCACGGACGGCGGCATCGAGCGGGAAGTAGTTCGCCACTTCAAAGTCGTCGACGGCGTACTCGGTCTTGAGCAGCCGGTTCGTGTAGAACCACCAGTCCCACGCATCGACGGTGGCATTGCCGGCGTGCGCTTGCTTTACGCGCGAGAGGGTCTCGATGTCGGCGGCAGCTTTCGGGCGAAGCTGCTGTTCGAGGTCGCGCAGAAACGTGTCGACGCTGTCACGCGTCTTCGCCATGCGCTTCTCGACGACGTACGCAGCCCACGAGTCGTAGCCAAGCAGTGTCGCGATCTCGTTCCGGGTGGCGATCGCTTCTTCCAGCACCTTGACATTAGGCTCGCCGCCCTTGTTCTGGTTCTTGAGGAACATCGTCCGTCGCAGGTCGCCTGATTCCGCGTTGTCCATGAACGGCATGATCTCGGGGTAGTCGAGCGTGACGCGGTACTTCGTCTCCCCGTCCTCCTCGACCGTCGTGAGCCCGTCGATCCAGCGGTCGGGCATGCCGGCAAGCTGATCGCGAGCCACCGTGATGCCGTCTTCCCAGGTGTCGATCGCCTTACGAAAGTCGGTACCAAGCTCGACGAGGCGCGAGTTGAGGTCCTGTATCCGCTTGCGCCTGTCCTTCGGCAGGTCGAAGCCGGCGCGCCGGTAGTCACGCAGCGTATGTTCCAACAGGCGCTTCCGCTCACCCTGCAACGACGCCGCTTCCGGCGACTCGGAGTACTCCTTGATTGCCTGGTACAGGTCCTCGCGGTAGGTGAGGTCCACGGCGTACTTGCTGATCTTCTCGTCCCACTCGCGGGCGGTCTCGCGCAGGTTGTCATCGAGCGCGACGTAGGCCATGAAGGCGTAGGCGCCCGACGCCTGGCCGACGTAGTCCGCGGCGGTCTCGAGCGCGGCGAAGGTGTTAGCGAAGGTGCGCTCGCCGGCCGGCACCGCCACGATTCTCGTGATGGCGGCGTCGCAGTCGCGCATGGCCTGCTCGCAGCCTGCGGCGACCTTCTCCGGCGTCAGGTTCCCGTATTCGATCATCTCGCGCTCCTTGGTCTGCCGCAGTGCCGGGACAGGCTATCGCGGGTTGAAGCGCCGCACCAACGAGGGCGCCGTTTCCCGTGCCAACTTGATTGTCTGAATTTTCCGGGAGCGATCCGCGGGCTCTCAGATACGAATCTTGATTGTCCGGTTTGATTGAGTGCGGCTCAGGGTTCTGCCGAAACGCCGAGCCGCGATCGCAGCGAACGGCGAGCCATGCGTTGGCTCGCAGTCACCCGGCGCGATCCTAGCAGCAAGGGGCGGTGAACGCCGAGTATCAGACGGCACAGTGCCGCCGCGGCCGTATTCCGGCCAGATCCGCAGGTGTTATCCTCGAACCATGGCACGCTCAGCCCGGATCGCACTGCTGCAGCTTCCGGCGTTCTCCATCGAGGACGCGGCGTCTTCGCTGGAGCACACGCTGCGCCGGATCGACGACGCCGCGCGCGAGAAGCCTGACCTGATTGCGCTGCCGGAGGTCACGTACCCGGCGTACTTCATCGGCGAAGGTGCGGCGCCGGGCGTGATCTCCCCTGGGGACGCGATGGCGCAGTTCGCCGCGAAGGCGCGCCAGCACGGGGTATACATCGCGGCGGGCATGGCGCTCGACGCCGACGGGGGCGGGCTCGCAAACGGCGCTGCGCTGTTCGGCCGCGACGGCACGCTGGCGGGCAGATACGACAAGTCGTTCCTCTGGCACTTCGATACGCGCTGGTTCGCCGGCGGCGCGGCGTATCCGGTGTTCGAGACGGACTTCGGGCGCGTGGGGATGCTGGTGTGCGCCGACGGTCGGCTGCCGGAGATCGCGCGATCCCTGGCGCTCAACGGCGCGCAGATCATCCTCGATTTGACGGCATGGGTGAGCAGCGGCCGCAGCGTCGACGAGTTGACGACGGTGCAGCGCGAATACATGATGCCCGTCCGGGCCGTGGAAAACGGCGTCTGGGTCGCGGCCGCGAGCAAGTTCGGCATCGAAGCGGAGAGCATCGTCTACTGCGGGCGTTCGTGCTTTATTGATCCGCGCGGGCGCATCGTCGCCGAACTGGGGTCGCACGAGGATGCAGCGCTCTGCTACGACGTCCCGCTGCACGACGCTGTCCCGCCGATCACGCGACGGCCGGAGCTGTACGAGGTTTTGGGTCACCCGACGGAATCGCTGCCGGTCATGCGGACGCTCGACGAGGCGACCGTCGTTCCCGAGCAGGAGCGCCGCATCGCGGTCGTGCAGGTGACGATGCCGCCGACGGGCGATGAGTTCCTGCGGTTGGCGCGGCGGCACGTCGAACGGCAGCGGCTGCAGGACGCGGATATCGTGCTCTTCCCGGCGACCCCGAGCCGCGTGCGCGCGGCATATCCGCACGACGCTGTGCTCGACGGCGTGCTGCGCATCGCAGCCGACACGGGCGTCATGGTGGCGTTCACCGTCTCCGAGGACGATGCCGGAAGCGGTAAACGCGCGATGTACCTTGTTTCGCCGCGAGGCGTGCTCGCGAAGCAACACCAGACGCACAAGCCACCCGGGGCGCGCTTCGAGACGATGCCGCTGGGCAATGACGTCTGCGCCGTCGTCAACACGCCGGTCGGGCGCGTCGGCATGATGATCGCCGCGGACGGATACGTGCCGGAAGTGGCGCGCTCGCTGATGCTGCGCGGCGCCGAGATCATTCTCTGGGCGGCGGACGACCCTATTCTGCCGATGGCGCCCGTGGCGCGGTGCCGCGCCGACGAGAACCGCGCGTACGTCGTGTGTTCGGGCGCGCCGACGGCGACGGCGGCATCGATGATCGTCGATCCGGCGGGGCGGCCGCTGGCGGAGGCGCTGGAGGGCGCGGAGCTGGCGGTGTCCGCGACGGTGAATCGTGCGCTCTCGCATCTGAAGGCGATGGCGCCCGGAACGGACGTCGTGAGGAACCGGCGGCCGGCATCGTACGCGGCGCTGACGCAAGCCGGAGCGCTCGCAAGCCCGTGATATAATCGCGCGTTCATTCGCCATGAGGGTCGACACGATTTCCGAACAAGCCATCGCTCGCGCAGCCATCAACCCGGGCGAGCACGCAGGAACACTGCGTGCGCGCGTCGGCGGTTATGTCGTCGACATGGTGATCTTCGCGGCGATCGCGATGCTCGTGATCGTCGCCGCGGGCGCCATGATCCTGCTCCGGACGGATGGCGCCGTCGACGATCCGACGGATGCGGAGTACTACTCGTTCTTTACGATCATCGCGCTGGGGACGCCGCTGGTCTGGTCGCTGCTGAACCTGGCGCTGCTGGTGACGCGCGGGCAGACGGGCGGCCAGTACGTCGCGGGGCTGCGGACGCGGAGCGCGGACGGTGAGGCGCTGCGGCCGGTGACGGCACTGGCATGGTGGTTCTGCTTCAACCCGTTGCTGTTTAGCTGGCCGATGGCACTCGTGGCAGGGATACCGCTGGCGGCGCTGCTGTTCCTTGTCCTGAACGTGTTCGCTCTGTTCGTGCTGACGCTGGTCGTGCTGGTCTGCGTGGCAGCGCCGATCGTGGCGTTCGTTTCGGCACTGCTAGATGCGGACGATCGGGCGCTCCACGATCGCGTGGCGGGGACGGTCGTGCTGCCTGTGAGCGACCGTTGACCTACGCACCCGCCCGCGTGGCGCCGATGCACGCTGACGAGACGGCGACTCACCGCAACGTCACGAAGTGGATCGTGGCGCTGGCGCTGTTCTTCGCGCTGTTCGCGTTTCTTGCTGCGATCCAGATCTTTCAGGTCACCTCCCGGGAGACCTCCGAACGCACGCTGCGCCGCTCGCTCGCCGTCGTCTCCGAGATCGATGTGCTGCTCGACCGGAACTACGAGGACCTGCAGCAACGCGCCGAATCTGCCGGCCCGAACGAGACGCTCGAACTGCGTGACTTCCCGGTGAGCGTGCCCCTGACATCGGAAGAAGTGCGCACGCAGCCGCGCGAGACGATCCGTCAGACGCTCCTCGAACGCGGCGCCGGGACCCTGTACGACGATGGCACGGGCGCGATGCGGGACGAGTCATCGTCGGGTGATGTGGCGGTCTTCAGCCTTGGCGGCAGCGTCGACCGGTCCCTGAACCTGCTGCGAGACGATATCCACCTGGCGGCGGGGGTGCTCATGGCCGTGCTGGGCGTTATCTCTCTGCTGCTCGCAGCATTGCTGATCGCGG includes:
- a CDS encoding RDD family protein; amino-acid sequence: MRVDTISEQAIARAAINPGEHAGTLRARVGGYVVDMVIFAAIAMLVIVAAGAMILLRTDGAVDDPTDAEYYSFFTIIALGTPLVWSLLNLALLVTRGQTGGQYVAGLRTRSADGEALRPVTALAWWFCFNPLLFSWPMALVAGIPLAALLFLVLNVFALFVLTLVVLVCVAAPIVAFVSALLDADDRALHDRVAGTVVLPVSDR
- a CDS encoding carbon-nitrogen hydrolase family protein, producing MARSARIALLQLPAFSIEDAASSLEHTLRRIDDAAREKPDLIALPEVTYPAYFIGEGAAPGVISPGDAMAQFAAKARQHGVYIAAGMALDADGGGLANGAALFGRDGTLAGRYDKSFLWHFDTRWFAGGAAYPVFETDFGRVGMLVCADGRLPEIARSLALNGAQIILDLTAWVSSGRSVDELTTVQREYMMPVRAVENGVWVAAASKFGIEAESIVYCGRSCFIDPRGRIVAELGSHEDAALCYDVPLHDAVPPITRRPELYEVLGHPTESLPVMRTLDEATVVPEQERRIAVVQVTMPPTGDEFLRLARRHVERQRLQDADIVLFPATPSRVRAAYPHDAVLDGVLRIAADTGVMVAFTVSEDDAGSGKRAMYLVSPRGVLAKQHQTHKPPGARFETMPLGNDVCAVVNTPVGRVGMMIAADGYVPEVARSLMLRGAEIILWAADDPILPMAPVARCRADENRAYVVCSGAPTATAASMIVDPAGRPLAEALEGAELAVSATVNRALSHLKAMAPGTDVVRNRRPASYAALTQAGALASP